The following coding sequences are from one Limnobacter sp. SAORIC-580 window:
- a CDS encoding phospholipase D-like domain-containing protein, with protein MVLNLLPAAAPEREGNAVELLVGGEQLFPRALDAIEQARHAVRIETYIFANDSIGEAFCEAMCRAAARGVNVRLVLDGFGGQEGVRTWVPTLQQHGVHVRVFRPEGVLFKLNPKRLRRMHRKIIAVDHDIAFVGGINLIDDLNHEGERDELLKATERARQKREPIWGASGGMREQAMTVNTDLLDQQSLGPRYDFAVQLKGPVVQDVWHNMEWLWLQIGPGGRVTDTFSSAWWKERVEQLQEAMARQRATPKPKAAGKVKVQLAVRDNFRLRRRIERAYLQAIGNAQRSIILSNAYFLPDRKMRKALLAARARGVHVQLLLQGRVEYRFQHYATQSLYSSLLAVGVDIYEYLPSFLHAKVAVVDSNWATVGSSNLDPLSCLFAREANVIVYNREFASALREELQKSIQTDSREIQAHEHAQRPLKERVFSWLCYKLMLLAVFLGGFGSRY; from the coding sequence ATGGTGTTGAACCTGTTGCCGGCAGCCGCGCCCGAGCGGGAGGGCAATGCGGTTGAGTTGTTGGTGGGCGGCGAGCAACTGTTCCCAAGAGCGTTGGACGCCATCGAGCAAGCCAGGCATGCCGTGCGCATCGAAACCTATATTTTTGCAAACGACTCAATTGGCGAAGCATTTTGTGAGGCGATGTGCCGTGCTGCAGCACGCGGGGTGAATGTGCGCCTGGTGCTGGATGGTTTTGGTGGACAGGAAGGCGTACGCACATGGGTGCCCACTTTGCAGCAGCATGGCGTGCATGTGCGGGTGTTTCGGCCTGAGGGTGTGTTGTTCAAGCTGAACCCGAAACGGCTTCGCCGCATGCACCGGAAAATCATTGCCGTCGATCACGACATTGCTTTTGTGGGCGGCATTAACCTGATTGATGACTTGAATCATGAAGGGGAACGCGATGAGTTGCTGAAGGCAACTGAGCGCGCGCGACAGAAAAGGGAACCGATTTGGGGCGCTTCAGGTGGAATGCGTGAGCAAGCCATGACGGTGAATACTGACTTGCTTGATCAACAATCGCTTGGACCCCGATACGACTTCGCGGTACAGCTGAAGGGCCCAGTGGTGCAAGATGTGTGGCACAACATGGAGTGGCTGTGGCTGCAGATTGGCCCGGGCGGCCGGGTGACAGATACTTTTAGTTCGGCTTGGTGGAAGGAAAGGGTTGAACAGTTGCAAGAGGCCATGGCCCGCCAGCGCGCAACGCCCAAACCCAAAGCAGCAGGCAAGGTAAAAGTCCAACTGGCTGTGCGCGATAACTTTCGCTTGCGCAGGCGAATTGAGCGCGCTTATCTGCAGGCGATTGGCAACGCGCAACGCTCGATCATTCTGAGCAATGCTTATTTTTTGCCAGACCGCAAAATGCGCAAAGCCTTGCTGGCTGCGCGTGCGCGCGGCGTGCATGTTCAACTGCTGTTGCAAGGGCGGGTGGAGTATCGTTTTCAGCATTACGCCACGCAAAGTTTGTATTCCAGTTTGTTGGCGGTCGGCGTTGATATTTATGAATACTTGCCCAGTTTTTTGCATGCCAAAGTGGCGGTGGTGGATTCCAATTGGGCCACTGTGGGTTCGTCCAACCTGGACCCCTTGAGTTGCCTGTTTGCTCGTGAAGCGAATGTGATTGTTTACAACCGCGAGTTTGCAAGTGCGCTGCGCGAAGAGCTACAAAAATCCATTCAGACAGACAGCCGCGAAATTCAAGCCCATGAACACGCACAGCGACCTTTGAAAGAAAGGGTGTTCAGTTGGCTGTGTTATAAATTAATGCTCTTGGCTGTTTTTCTGGGTGGTTTTGGCAGCCGGTATTAG
- a CDS encoding ligase-associated DNA damage response exonuclease gives MDLVVSRPEGLYCPPGDFYIDPWRKVDRAIITHAHADHARVGHNHYLCAAPGEGVLRTRLGNISLDTLPYGTSTVHNGVKISLHPAGHVLGSCQIRLEYQGHVWVASGDYKVAPDLTCDAFEPVKCHTFITESTFGLPIYRWRSDAEIYAEINAWWAANAAQGKASVLYGYSFGKAQRILAGVDSSIGPIVCHSACEGLNKAYRDAGVKLPETLTVSEVLDKSTYKTCLAIAPPAAQGAAWMKRFGNAYSDAFASGWMQLRGGRRRSNVDRGFVMSDHADWPGLMRAIGATGAEQVIVTHGYVQVMVRWLQEQGLNARAFVTEYGGEGEGEQEPAA, from the coding sequence ATGGATTTGGTGGTGAGTCGCCCCGAAGGTTTGTATTGCCCACCGGGCGATTTTTACATTGACCCGTGGCGCAAAGTAGACCGCGCAATCATTACCCATGCGCATGCTGACCATGCCCGTGTTGGCCACAACCATTACCTGTGTGCTGCGCCCGGCGAAGGTGTATTGCGTACCCGCTTGGGCAATATTTCTCTGGACACCTTGCCTTATGGCACAAGCACCGTTCACAACGGTGTGAAAATTTCGCTGCACCCGGCGGGTCATGTGTTGGGGTCTTGTCAAATTCGGCTGGAGTACCAAGGCCACGTGTGGGTGGCCAGCGGCGATTACAAGGTGGCTCCCGATTTAACTTGCGATGCATTCGAACCGGTGAAATGCCACACCTTCATCACAGAGTCTACCTTTGGTTTGCCCATTTACCGCTGGCGTAGCGACGCTGAAATTTATGCCGAAATAAATGCCTGGTGGGCTGCCAATGCAGCACAAGGCAAAGCCAGCGTGTTGTACGGCTATTCATTTGGCAAGGCGCAACGAATACTGGCGGGTGTTGATTCAAGCATTGGCCCCATTGTATGCCACAGTGCTTGCGAAGGCCTGAACAAGGCCTATCGCGATGCGGGCGTGAAATTGCCAGAAACGTTGACCGTGAGCGAGGTGCTCGATAAATCCACTTACAAAACCTGCCTTGCCATTGCGCCGCCTGCTGCCCAAGGTGCAGCCTGGATGAAGCGATTTGGCAATGCGTATTCCGATGCATTTGCCTCGGGCTGGATGCAGTTGCGTGGCGGGCGCAGGCGCAGCAATGTAGACCGGGGTTTTGTGATGTCTGACCATGCAGACTGGCCCGGCCTGATGCGTGCAATCGGCGCCACTGGTGCGGAACAGGTGATTGTGACTCACGGGTATGTTCAGGTGATGGTGCGCTGGTTGCAAGAGCAGGGATTGAATGCACGCGCCTTCGTGACTGAGTATGGCGGCGAAGGAGAAGGCGAACAGGAGCCTGCCGCATGA
- a CDS encoding endonuclease/exonuclease/phosphatase family protein — protein sequence MRLRIATYNIHKGVMGLRKPSLTIHALREQIHAMNADLVFLQEVQGRHDRHAGKFEHWPEGGQHEFLAQSPSAIDKLLGHASQQYFTAYGMNAVYSHGHHGNALLSRYEIEWMLNQDVSDHRLEQRGLLHCCIKTPVGPIHAMVAHFGLLYRSRVRQASKLIEHVGTHVPAGMPLVVAGDFNDWQRRLGPILQQGLKAEEVMPLDKHNRLARVGSFPSRFPVLGLDRVFARGFKVHEATVLHGPAWAKLSDHAPFVVDLECAWC from the coding sequence ATGCGACTTCGAATTGCGACCTACAACATTCACAAAGGGGTGATGGGCCTGCGCAAGCCTTCCCTGACCATTCACGCCCTGCGAGAACAAATTCATGCCATGAATGCCGACCTGGTGTTTTTACAGGAAGTGCAGGGCAGGCACGACCGCCATGCTGGCAAGTTTGAGCATTGGCCCGAGGGTGGGCAGCACGAGTTTTTGGCCCAATCGCCCTCTGCGATTGACAAGCTGTTGGGCCATGCCAGCCAGCAATACTTCACAGCTTACGGCATGAATGCGGTGTATTCGCACGGGCACCATGGCAACGCCTTGTTGTCGCGATATGAAATTGAATGGATGCTGAATCAGGACGTGTCAGACCACCGGCTTGAGCAGCGGGGTTTGTTGCATTGCTGCATTAAAACGCCCGTAGGCCCCATTCACGCCATGGTGGCGCATTTTGGTTTGCTGTATCGCAGCCGTGTGCGGCAGGCCAGCAAACTGATTGAACATGTGGGTACGCATGTGCCTGCTGGTATGCCTTTGGTGGTTGCTGGCGATTTCAACGATTGGCAGCGCCGCTTGGGGCCAATTTTGCAGCAAGGCTTGAAGGCCGAGGAAGTCATGCCCCTGGACAAACACAATCGCCTGGCCCGCGTGGGTAGTTTTCCGAGCCGGTTTCCTGTTCTGGGACTCGACCGCGTATTTGCCCGTGGTTTTAAGGTTCATGAGGCCACGGTGCTTCATGGGCCTGCTTGGGCCAAGTTGTCTGACCATGCGCCATTCGTGGTCGACCTGGAGTGTGCATGGTGTTGA
- the nudB gene encoding dihydroneopterin triphosphate diphosphatase, with product MSGHKIPVSVLVVMVSPAGDFLLIERADKAGYWQSVTGSLDFPDESPLHAAVRELAEETGFAATPVHSPTVLDAKPDELLQPGVLRPWPHSLQYEIFEHWRHRYPQGVTHNTEHWFLACVPAEFVPQLAADEHVGYAWMNAQEAADRCFSPNNAQAILDLNLKLQAGLA from the coding sequence TTGAGCGGTCATAAAATCCCTGTGTCGGTGCTGGTCGTGATGGTCAGCCCGGCCGGGGATTTTTTATTGATTGAACGGGCTGACAAAGCCGGTTACTGGCAATCGGTGACCGGCAGCCTTGATTTTCCAGATGAATCGCCCTTGCATGCAGCTGTGCGCGAGCTGGCCGAGGAAACGGGGTTTGCAGCCACACCTGTGCATTCTCCTACTGTGCTGGATGCCAAACCTGATGAATTGCTGCAACCCGGTGTTCTCAGGCCGTGGCCACACAGTTTGCAGTACGAAATTTTCGAACATTGGCGCCATCGTTACCCGCAAGGCGTTACCCACAACACGGAGCATTGGTTCCTGGCTTGTGTGCCTGCAGAGTTTGTTCCCCAGCTGGCTGCCGATGAGCATGTTGGGTATGCCTGGATGAATGCGCAAGAGGCAGCAGACCGGTGTTTTTCACCCAACAATGCACAAGCCATTCTTGATTTGAACTTGAAGCTTCAGGCCGGGCTGGCTTGA